The genomic stretch ATCATAGCAAGTAAAGAAAATGAAAACGAGGTGTTAATAGCAACTAACGGCGCAGGCGTATATAAATTAAACTTGGGCACTTACGAATTGACAAATTTTCTAAATGCCGACCACAACCATTCCAACAAAATGAACGGTAATATCATTAATGATATCTATATTGATGATGATCAAAAATTATGGATGGCAGTCTATCCTATAGGCATCACTGTATATTCCGAGAAATATCCCGGATATCAATGGATACAGCACTCTTATGACAACCCTAACTCACTGATAGATAATCAAGTGAATTATATATTGGAAGATTCTGAAGGAGACATTTGGTATGCAACCAATAATGGCGTATGTTGCTACAGTCCTTCTACCAAACAATGGACGAATTTATTATCAACTTATCAGCATGACACGCCTAATCAGAATCATGTATTTATCTCTATATGTGAATCCCGACCGGGAGTTATTTTAGTAGGTGGATATATGTCGGGAATGTACAAAATAGATAAGAAAAACATGACCACACAATATTTTATTCCCCAAACATTGAATGATGACACCGTAAAACCGGATAAATATATTCGTTGTATTTATAAGGATTGGGATAATCTGATTTGGGCCGGAGGATATTACAACTTGAAAAGTTACGATCTGGATACAAAGGAAATGCATTGTTACAATATGGACTTCCCTATCACCTATATCACCAATAAGGACGCCCATAATTTATGGATAGGAACTATCAATGGATTGTATCAGTTCAATAAGGTCAATCAAGAGCTCAAAGCGGTGAATCTAGACTCCGAGCTAGGCTGTATAAATACTATTTATCAAAGTAAAAAGAACATCACTTTTATTGGTACACATGGTTCCGGTATGTGGATTTACAATAATTATACAGAAAAAGTAACTAATTACCATATCAATAATTCAGCTCTGATATCTAATAATATTCATTGCATACTGCCTGCTCTGGAAGACGATTTAATCATTAGTACAGAAAAAGGGTTGACCCGTTTCAAAACAAAAGAAAAAATATTCTCTAACTGGACAAAAGAACAAGGCTTGATGTCTACCAGCTTTAACCAAGCTGCCGGAGTACATACACGCGATAAAAAATTTATCTTCGGATGTGGAGACGGAGCCATTGAACTGGCAGATACTGTCACGCTGCCTCATCAATTTAAATCCAAAATGGTATTTGACAATTTCCGACTGCTCTACCAGAAAGTAATGCCTGGTGAAAAAGGTTCCCCCTTAAAAGAAGAAATTGATGATACCCGGCACATCATACTGAATTACGACCAGAATATTTTTTCACTGGATGTGTCTTCCATTAATTATGATAATCCCTCCAACATAGTCTATTCTTGGAAACTGGAAGGATTTTATGATGAATGGACTTCACTCACGAATGATAACCGCATACGTTACACTAACATCAGTCCCGGTAAATATAAATTAAGAGTGAGAGCCATCCTGATGGATGACCACCATTTGTTAGAAGAACGTTCACTTTTCATTACCATAACCCCACCTTGGTGGGCTACTTTTTGGGCAGGAATTCTTTATCTGATCATTTTTATACTGGTCGGAGTAATTGTTTTGCGTTATTTGTGGCTTAGGAAAGACAGAAACAATTCAAAAGAAAAAATCCGGTTCTTTATCAACACGGCACATGATATACGTACACCGCTGACTTTGATAAAAGCTCCTTTGGGAGAGATCCTTAAAAACGAAAACCTATCCGAACAGGGAAGAATCAATATCAACCTAGCTATACAAAATACGGACAACCTGTCTGAGTTAGCCAGTAATCTGATTAATTTTGAAAAAGAGGAACTATATACCTCCACTGTATATGTATCCCGATACGAATTGAACAATTATATCAAAAACTATTTGGAACAGTTCAATTTATATGCTCGCAAAAGACAGATAAATATAATATTTGAAACTAATTTTGAAAGCCAGGAAGTATGGCTGGACAGAAATAAGATGGATTCCATCATCCGTAACCTGATGACAAATGCCTTGAAATATACCTGTCAAGGGGGCAATGTCACTGTACAAACTCAGAAAAATAAAAGTCATTGGTTCATCACTATTACAGATACAGGAATCGGAATCCCTGCCAATGAACAAAAGAAAATGTTCAAAAGCCTCTTCAGAGGAAATAATGCCATCAATCTGCAAATCACAGGAAGCGGCATCGGTATGCTGCTTACCTACAAACTGATCAAAAGCCATGCCGGCAAAATATCAATGAGCAGTATAGAAAATGTAGGAACTACCTTCAAACTGGCATTCCCTATCAAAAGCCGGAAATACAACTACCGTATATTCAAAAAAGCTGATGTAATTGATCCTCTGCCTGTTATCGAAGGCAATCCGGAAGAACTGGTGAAAGAGATCAAAAACAAGCCAGCCAAAACACATGCCGCTTCCATTCTGATAGTGGAAGATAATATGGAATTGCGTACTTTCCTGTTGCATACGCTATCGGAAGACTATAATGTTTCTGATGTAGGAAATGGGCAAGAAGCACTGGATTTTATCAAGGAACGACAACCGGATCTGATATTGTCGGATGTAATGATGCCTATCATGAATGGAGACAAAATGTGCAATATATTGAAAAATAATATTGAAACCAGTCATATACCTATCATATTGCTGACCGCATTGAACGATAAAGAAAGTATCATCAAGGGTTTACAGACCAAAGCCGATAAATATATAGTCAAACCATTTGACATGGAAGTACTGAAAGCAAATATAGCCAATGTTCTGGCGAACAGGGAAATCATGAAAAAGCGTTTCTCACAATTCAAATTCAATGCAGACGAGGTTTCAGATGATCCGACGATCAGTTTGGAACAAGAATTTCTTTTAAAAGCCACCAACATCATAAAAAGTAGTATAAACAAAGAAATGAACGTAGAAAACCTATGTGATGCAATGAATATGAGCCGGAGTAGTTTATACAATAAAATAAAGGCTTTAACCAATGATTCGCCCAGTGATTTTATACGTAAAGTACGTATGAACGAGGCTAGCATTTTATTAAAAAGCAAACGTTATACTGTATCCGAAGTTTCGGATATGATGGGATTCAGTGATCCCAAATATTTTACGGATACATTTAAGAAATACTACAGAGTTCCACCAAGCACTTATATGAAACAAAATTAAAAAAATGAATTTCTATTTACAATCATTTCTTATCTTCTTAAAGATAGGACTATTTACCATTGGCGGAGGATATGCCATGGTTCCCCTAATTCAAGATGAAATAGTGGACAAACGAAAATGGATTGACAAAGAGGATTTTATTGATTTATTAGCCCTCGCTCAGTCTGTACCTGGAATATTTGCTGTAAATATTGCCATATTTATCGGATATAAATTGCGTAATTTCCGTGGAGCATTGGCAATGGCTTTAGGCACAATACTCCCCTCTTTCTTTATTATGTTGGCAATTGCCTTATTCTTTCAACAGTTCAAACAATACCAAATTGTAGAGAATATATTCAAGGGAATCCGTCCGGCAGTAGTAGCCCTTATTGCAGCTCCAACTTTCTCCATGGCAAAATCGGCCAAGATAAACCGTTACACTATCTGGATACCAATAGTATCCGCATTACTTATCTGGGTATTGGACGTATCCCCTGTCTACATTATCATAATAGCGGGCGTGGGGGGTTTTATATATGGCAAGTACAAACATAAATATTCATCCAAATGATTTTTCTATATTTATTCTATACATTCTGTAAAATAGGTCTCTTCGGTTTCGGAGGAGGCTATGCCATGTTGTCCATGATACAAGGAGAAGTAGTAACAAGATATAATTGGGTCAGTGCCAGCGAATTTACAGATATCATCGCTATCAGCCAGATGACACCAGGCCCCATTGGTATCAACTCTGCTACTTATGTGGGATATACTGCAGTATTGAATGCAGGCTACAATGAAAACTGGGCCATATTCGGTTCTTGTATAGCTACTTTTGCTGTAGTTTTTCCATCATTCATATTAATGGTAATCATCAGCCGGTTCTTCTTGAAATACCAAAAGCATCCGGTTGTAGAAGCCGTATTCAAAGGGTTGCGTCCGGCAGTGGTAGGTCTGCTGGCAGCGGCTGCACTCGTCTTGATGAATGCTGAAAACTTCAGTAGCTATCAAATAGATTTGTATCAATTTATCATCAGTATAATTATTTTTCTAGTAACCTTTATAGGTACACGGAAATACAAAATTAATCCTATATTAATGATTATACTTTGCGGAGTGGCAGGATTCCTGCTTTACTAAAAATAGGAAGATTATGGGAAATCATCAAAAAAAACAAATAAGCCTACTGATCTGTTTATATATCAGTATAATATTGCCACTATATGCCAATGATTTCCTGTTTACTTCCATCAATACTTCACACGGATTAAGCGACAACCAGATAAGATATATCCTACAACTACCTGACGGAAGAATGGTGTTTACTACTAATGGCAACATCAATTTATATGATGGTATACATTTCAGTTATCTGCATCGGACGGATAAAAATGTATATCCTTTAAAACAATATGACGGGTTCTACCGCATTTATCAAAGTGGAGACTCCCTACTTTGGGTGAAAGACTATCACAAACTAATGGGAATCAATCTCTACAAAGAGGAATATATCCGAGATTTAGAATCTTATTTCCAAAATAAAAATATACCGGAACCGATAGAAAATCTTTTTGCCGACTGTGCAGGACACATTTGGATACTGACAGACCATAAATTACAAGAATTACAAACCGGAATCCATATAACTTTATCCCCCAATGATACCCGCCAACTACAAGATCTAAATACGGAGAATGATTCACTTTACCTGTTCTATAATACGGGAGAAGTAGATTGTTATGACATGACAAGCAGAAAACGACTATACAGTGCTGCTGCCTATGCGGAAACCGAGCAACAATACTTTGCCCGAACCTCCTTGGTTGTCAAAGCTCCAAACAGCTTTTACCAATTACGCAACGGATATAAAGGTGGTTTGTTCTGTTTCAACACATGCCAACGGACATGGAAAAAGATACTTGAAGAAAACTATGCACTTAATACTTTAATCATCACCCCCGACAATCAAAAAGCGTATATAACCTGTGTACATGGTTTTTGGATACTGGATCTTACTAAGGAAAAACTGCAATATATTCCTATTTTGGAAACTAAAAACGGACAACGACTCTCAACAGAAATCAGCACTATATTCCAAGACCGACAAGGAGGATTATGGATTGGAACTCTCAACCGAGGATTACTATATTACCATCCGTCCATGCATAAACTTACCCAAATAAACCGTAACAATTTTCCAGTTGCTCCTGAAAAAGATATTGCAGTAGAAAGTTTTGCCGAAGACAATAAAGGAATGATCTATCTGAAAGAACATACTCATATTTACCGCTTGTCCACTGAAAAAGATGGAACACGCACCCTTATCTCCGAACATAATTCATCTATCCCTGCCGAAGTAAAAAAGAAATTCAACAGAGGAACAGAAACTGCCTTTTTCAAGGGAAAAACATATACGGCCCTATGTACTGACACACGAGGCTGGACTTGGGCAGGGACAGCAGATGGTCTGGAACTTTTTATACCGGACGAGCAAACCCCACGCATTTTTTATCGTGAAAATGGATTAAGTAATAACTTTGTACAAGGCATTATTGAAGATGATCACAATGATATCTGGGTAACTACAAGCAATGGAATCTCACGTATCCACATCAATCAGAAAAATAAAGAACCATACTTCACCAATTTCAATCAACAGGATGGCGCATTAGAAGGGGAATATCTAACAAAGGCTGTTTTCAAAGCATCGGACGGTACACTTTACTTCGGTGGCATAGACGGATTCAATATCTTCAATCCTGATAATGAATCAATCACTCCGGAACTCCCCTATTCCCCAGTGTTCACTTGTTTGCGGCTATACGGCAAAAAGATAAAACTTCCCCAAGCCAGCCCTTATACAAAAGAAATAGAACTGGGCTACAATCAGAATTTCCTCACTTTCGAATTCTCTGCTTTGAACTATATCAATAGTGAACGCACCTATTATCGTTATCAATTAGAAGGTATTGATAAAAACTGGATGAATGTTTTCACCAGCAAACCAGGCAATACCACAGCAGGTAATGGTATGCTTCAAGCGTCCTATACTAATTTACCTCCCGGAGAATACACATTCAAAGTTATGGCATCCGATACCCCTCTCCAGTGGAATGAAAAAATAACCGTTATAAAACTCACCATCCATGCCCCTTGGTGGAAAACAACCACCGCTTATACTATTTACCTGCTCATTTTACTATTTATTACAGTAGGAAGTATCCGTCTTTACATATGTTGGACCCGAAAAAAAATAGAGCGTCGGCATAAAGAGGAAATTCTACTACTCCGCATCCGCAACCTGATAGAGCAATGCAACAATTACGAAGCCGAACAAAAAGCACGTCTGGAAAAGAATGGCACAGCAACCTCCACTTGCTTTGAAAACGACAAGCAACCGGATCATCCTAAAACAACCAATACCGAATCCGCTTTTTTAGCACGGGCTATAGAACAGGTAGAAAAGAATATGCATGTCATCGGTTATTCAGTAGAACAGCTAAGTCGAGACCTTTGCATGGAAAGAACAGGACTTTATCGCAAACTAGTAAATTTATTAGATCAGTCTCCCAGCCTTTTCATCCGTAACATCCGTTTACAACGAGCTGCGCAACTACTTACTGAAAACGAACTCAGTATTGCAGAAATAGCAGAACGCACAGGCTTCAGCAGTTCCAGCTATCTAAGTAAGTGCTTCCAAGAAATGTATGGATGCCGCCCCTCCGAATACGCCAGAAAAATAAAGAAATCAACCTGATTATTATTGGATTCAACCTCATTGTTGCCTATTTAAAGCTTTTCGCCTTACCTTTGTAACAGTACAAAACACTAAAATACTATGAATATGAATTTTATTAAAAAAATGACTCTAACCCTAATTGGAGCAACTATCATTGCAACAAATGGCATCGCACAGAGTGTACAACACACCACACAAGGAATAACGTATACTACACAAGAAATAGATGTCAAAGTAGAATTTTACTCTCCCACCATTGTCCGTATTTATAAAACCCCCATTAAGAAACCTTATAAAAAAGAAAGTCTGGTCATTATCAAAACACCGGAAACCACCTCTGTAACTTTCGGTGAGAAAGGGAAAAATGTAACACTCAGCAGCAATGTTATACAAGTAGAAGTAAATCCTGAAACCGGAGGTATCCGTTTTTCCGACAAAGAAGGAAAATTATTACTGACTGATAAAGATTATGGTACCCAATTCACCCCCTTCGATGACGCCGGCGTTCCATCATATAATGTTCGTCAAGCTTTCTTACTGGACAAAGATGAAGTGATTTACGGACTAGGACAGCAACAAACAGGAAAAGTGAACCAACGGAATCAGAAACTATTTCTCCGTAACCAAAACATGAGCATTTGCATTCCGTTTATTCATTCAATAAAAGGATATGCCCTTTATTGGGACAATTACTCCCCCACCACTTTTGTAGACAATCCACAAGAAATGTCTTTTGACTCGGAAGTAGGTGATTGTGCAGATTATTATTTCATTTACGGCGGCAATGCAGATAAAGTAATAGCCAATGTACGCGAACTGACTGGACAGGCTCCTCTCTATCCGCTTTGGGCACTAGGATTCTGGCAATGTCGCGAACGTTATAAAAGCCCGGATGAATTATGCGAAGTTGTAGATAAGTACCGTAAACTGAAAGTCCCTCTGGATGGCATTATACAGGATTGGCAATATTGGGGATGCGACTCTAACTGGAATGCCATGAAGTTCCAAAATCCCCGTTACATCAACAAAATGGGCGATAAAGAATATATGAAATATCTTCCAAACGGAGAAGATAAAAGCGCACGTTACGGTACTCCAAGAATCAAAACTCCCAAAGAAATGATTGACTATGTGCACAAACAAAATGCACATATCATGATCTCCGTATGGGCTTCTTTCGGCCCTTGGACTGAAATGTATCAAAAAATGGACAGTCTGAAAGCACTTCTTCAATTTGATACTTGGCCCAACAATGCCGGAGTCAGGCCATACGACCCTTATAATCCTGTTGCACGTGATCTCTATTGGTCAGAGATGAAAAAGAACATATTCGATCTGGGCATGGACGGTTGGTGGCTAGACTCTACTGAACCCGATCACATGAATCTGAAGGACCAGGATTTTAATACTCTCACCTATTTGGGAACTTTCCGCAGAGTACATAATGCTTTCCCGTTAATGTCCAATAAAGGAGTATATGAACATCAACGAGCTACTACTTCGGACAAACGAGTATTCCTACTCACTCGTTCTTCTTTCCTAGGACAGCAACGCTATGCTTCTCATTCGTGGAGCGGAGATGTAGTTTCTACCTGGGAAGTCATGCGCAAACAATTAGCAGCCGGATTGAATTACTCATTATGCGGCATTCCCTATTGGAATACAGATTTGGGAGGATTCTTTGCCTGGAAATACAATAATAATGTAAACAACATAGCTTATCACGAGTTACATGTCCGCTGGTATCAATGGGGAGTGTTTCAACCCATTATGCGCTCACACAATTCTAGTCCGGTAGCAATCGAAATATACCAATTCGGCCAAAAAGGCGACTGGGCCTATGATGCGTTAGAAAAATATACTCACCTGCGTTATCGCCTGCTACCTTATCTTTATAGCACTTCCTGGGAGGTAACCAGCAAAGCAGGCAGCTTTATCCGCCCATTAATGATGGATTTCCCGAAAGATCCCAAAGTACTTGATATGGATACCGAATATATGTTCGGACATAATTTCCTAGTACGTCCCGTTACAGACTCGCTTTATACATGGCAAGACAAAAATCAGAACGGTTACTTAAAAGATTTAAAAAAGATTGGAAATACAGAGGTATATTTACCTAAAGGAGCAAACTGGACAGACTTTTGGACCGGGCAAACTTTGGAAGGCGGGCAAACGATCCAACGGGAAGTACCCATTGATATTATGCCTATTTATGTACGTGCGGGATCTATCCTTCCTTGGGGACCAGCAGTGCAATACTCTACAGAAAAGAAGTGGGATAATCTGACGATTCGCATCTATCCGGGTGCTGATGCGGAATTTACCCTTTATGAAGATGAATTTGATAATTATAATTATGAAAAAGGTGCTTACACAACCATCCTGATGAAATGGGATGACAAAGAGCGCACACTGACTATTAACGAGCGAAAAGGCAACTACAAAGGTATGCTGAAAAACCGCAAATTCAACATCATACTTGTTGAACCGGGGAAAGGATGTGGAGATGAGGATAGCCCCACCTTTGACCAATCTATTTCCTATAAAGGGAAACAAGTCAATGTGAAATTATAAATACATTCCCCGTTGGTAAAGCTTCTTAAGTTTCATAACACAATCTGAAAAAAATCAATTTTGCCAACGGGACTTTATATATGACGGAAATAAATTCAAGAGATCAATAGAATTTATATCACTACTTGATATATTTATTGCAGATACTTTTTATCACTGATTAGAGAAAGCCATAAGATGGATGCAGATGTTATAACCTTTTTTCATTGATCTCAACATAAACAATATCGTACTCGGAAGATATGGCAGCATACAAATCAACTGCCACTACCCTAGAATTCTTTATTCATCGATATTACATGAATAAATACCCAGGCAGTGGCAGTAGAAATAAAATCTAAAAGAAACACTCCCGCTTCTTACAGTTTCACTTTCTTTTTAGTACCTTTCGACTCATTGTGCAAACGATCCAACGCTGTCACCACATACTGGTACTTCGTTTTTCCATCGTTATAAGGTAATGGATAAAAATGATCACGGGTAATGGCTACAATATGGGAAGCATCATCCAAATTGACTTTTTCTTTTTTATCAAAGCGATAAACCACATACTGTACAGCTTTGTCCATCTCGTCCTTTGCCTTCGGAGCTGTCCAGAAGAGTACTGGACCTTCATACGTCCATACCATCTTTACCTTCTTTACTTTACCTGGAGCCTTATCGTCCATAAAAGGAGATTCAGGAATCAAAGCCGGATAACGATGATACTCCTTCTCCAACATAGTGCGGTAATTACCGGCGTTATCCACCACTGCTGCAGCATACCATTGACAACT from Phocaeicola dorei encodes the following:
- a CDS encoding response regulator: MLREITNFVRILPPNNMRRILLLICLFVILVTPAVAQLYQYLDTQNGLSSRRVLSIRKDKKGYMWFLTHEGIDRYNGKQYRHYSLTANGKLLNFFPNLNTLQIDTAGVVWEIGKTGHLFKYNSLQDKFELVCDFASKDKSNSGLPLTASFLDSKDNNILLCTKNKQYLFDIDTHELIQLESPIKEEITYIAKSTNNQYFLASSHKIYCARLNHGRLEVIKHPELDNFHIVNYIYFHPETQMLVIGTLLDGIYLYNIHSRQLIDVHNGLQDINVNSIIASKENENEVLIATNGAGVYKLNLGTYELTNFLNADHNHSNKMNGNIINDIYIDDDQKLWMAVYPIGITVYSEKYPGYQWIQHSYDNPNSLIDNQVNYILEDSEGDIWYATNNGVCCYSPSTKQWTNLLSTYQHDTPNQNHVFISICESRPGVILVGGYMSGMYKIDKKNMTTQYFIPQTLNDDTVKPDKYIRCIYKDWDNLIWAGGYYNLKSYDLDTKEMHCYNMDFPITYITNKDAHNLWIGTINGLYQFNKVNQELKAVNLDSELGCINTIYQSKKNITFIGTHGSGMWIYNNYTEKVTNYHINNSALISNNIHCILPALEDDLIISTEKGLTRFKTKEKIFSNWTKEQGLMSTSFNQAAGVHTRDKKFIFGCGDGAIELADTVTLPHQFKSKMVFDNFRLLYQKVMPGEKGSPLKEEIDDTRHIILNYDQNIFSLDVSSINYDNPSNIVYSWKLEGFYDEWTSLTNDNRIRYTNISPGKYKLRVRAILMDDHHLLEERSLFITITPPWWATFWAGILYLIIFILVGVIVLRYLWLRKDRNNSKEKIRFFINTAHDIRTPLTLIKAPLGEILKNENLSEQGRININLAIQNTDNLSELASNLINFEKEELYTSTVYVSRYELNNYIKNYLEQFNLYARKRQINIIFETNFESQEVWLDRNKMDSIIRNLMTNALKYTCQGGNVTVQTQKNKSHWFITITDTGIGIPANEQKKMFKSLFRGNNAINLQITGSGIGMLLTYKLIKSHAGKISMSSIENVGTTFKLAFPIKSRKYNYRIFKKADVIDPLPVIEGNPEELVKEIKNKPAKTHAASILIVEDNMELRTFLLHTLSEDYNVSDVGNGQEALDFIKERQPDLILSDVMMPIMNGDKMCNILKNNIETSHIPIILLTALNDKESIIKGLQTKADKYIVKPFDMEVLKANIANVLANREIMKKRFSQFKFNADEVSDDPTISLEQEFLLKATNIIKSSINKEMNVENLCDAMNMSRSSLYNKIKALTNDSPSDFIRKVRMNEASILLKSKRYTVSEVSDMMGFSDPKYFTDTFKKYYRVPPSTYMKQN
- a CDS encoding chromate transporter, with the protein product MNFYLQSFLIFLKIGLFTIGGGYAMVPLIQDEIVDKRKWIDKEDFIDLLALAQSVPGIFAVNIAIFIGYKLRNFRGALAMALGTILPSFFIMLAIALFFQQFKQYQIVENIFKGIRPAVVALIAAPTFSMAKSAKINRYTIWIPIVSALLIWVLDVSPVYIIIIAGVGGFIYGKYKHKYSSK
- a CDS encoding chromate transporter; this encodes MIFLYLFYTFCKIGLFGFGGGYAMLSMIQGEVVTRYNWVSASEFTDIIAISQMTPGPIGINSATYVGYTAVLNAGYNENWAIFGSCIATFAVVFPSFILMVIISRFFLKYQKHPVVEAVFKGLRPAVVGLLAAAALVLMNAENFSSYQIDLYQFIISIIIFLVTFIGTRKYKINPILMIILCGVAGFLLY
- a CDS encoding helix-turn-helix domain-containing protein, with product MGNHQKKQISLLICLYISIILPLYANDFLFTSINTSHGLSDNQIRYILQLPDGRMVFTTNGNINLYDGIHFSYLHRTDKNVYPLKQYDGFYRIYQSGDSLLWVKDYHKLMGINLYKEEYIRDLESYFQNKNIPEPIENLFADCAGHIWILTDHKLQELQTGIHITLSPNDTRQLQDLNTENDSLYLFYNTGEVDCYDMTSRKRLYSAAAYAETEQQYFARTSLVVKAPNSFYQLRNGYKGGLFCFNTCQRTWKKILEENYALNTLIITPDNQKAYITCVHGFWILDLTKEKLQYIPILETKNGQRLSTEISTIFQDRQGGLWIGTLNRGLLYYHPSMHKLTQINRNNFPVAPEKDIAVESFAEDNKGMIYLKEHTHIYRLSTEKDGTRTLISEHNSSIPAEVKKKFNRGTETAFFKGKTYTALCTDTRGWTWAGTADGLELFIPDEQTPRIFYRENGLSNNFVQGIIEDDHNDIWVTTSNGISRIHINQKNKEPYFTNFNQQDGALEGEYLTKAVFKASDGTLYFGGIDGFNIFNPDNESITPELPYSPVFTCLRLYGKKIKLPQASPYTKEIELGYNQNFLTFEFSALNYINSERTYYRYQLEGIDKNWMNVFTSKPGNTTAGNGMLQASYTNLPPGEYTFKVMASDTPLQWNEKITVIKLTIHAPWWKTTTAYTIYLLILLFITVGSIRLYICWTRKKIERRHKEEILLLRIRNLIEQCNNYEAEQKARLEKNGTATSTCFENDKQPDHPKTTNTESAFLARAIEQVEKNMHVIGYSVEQLSRDLCMERTGLYRKLVNLLDQSPSLFIRNIRLQRAAQLLTENELSIAEIAERTGFSSSSYLSKCFQEMYGCRPSEYARKIKKST
- a CDS encoding glycoside hydrolase family 31 protein; the encoded protein is MNFIKKMTLTLIGATIIATNGIAQSVQHTTQGITYTTQEIDVKVEFYSPTIVRIYKTPIKKPYKKESLVIIKTPETTSVTFGEKGKNVTLSSNVIQVEVNPETGGIRFSDKEGKLLLTDKDYGTQFTPFDDAGVPSYNVRQAFLLDKDEVIYGLGQQQTGKVNQRNQKLFLRNQNMSICIPFIHSIKGYALYWDNYSPTTFVDNPQEMSFDSEVGDCADYYFIYGGNADKVIANVRELTGQAPLYPLWALGFWQCRERYKSPDELCEVVDKYRKLKVPLDGIIQDWQYWGCDSNWNAMKFQNPRYINKMGDKEYMKYLPNGEDKSARYGTPRIKTPKEMIDYVHKQNAHIMISVWASFGPWTEMYQKMDSLKALLQFDTWPNNAGVRPYDPYNPVARDLYWSEMKKNIFDLGMDGWWLDSTEPDHMNLKDQDFNTLTYLGTFRRVHNAFPLMSNKGVYEHQRATTSDKRVFLLTRSSFLGQQRYASHSWSGDVVSTWEVMRKQLAAGLNYSLCGIPYWNTDLGGFFAWKYNNNVNNIAYHELHVRWYQWGVFQPIMRSHNSSPVAIEIYQFGQKGDWAYDALEKYTHLRYRLLPYLYSTSWEVTSKAGSFIRPLMMDFPKDPKVLDMDTEYMFGHNFLVRPVTDSLYTWQDKNQNGYLKDLKKIGNTEVYLPKGANWTDFWTGQTLEGGQTIQREVPIDIMPIYVRAGSILPWGPAVQYSTEKKWDNLTIRIYPGADAEFTLYEDEFDNYNYEKGAYTTILMKWDDKERTLTINERKGNYKGMLKNRKFNIILVEPGKGCGDEDSPTFDQSISYKGKQVNVKL